A genomic window from Triticum urartu cultivar G1812 chromosome 7, Tu2.1, whole genome shotgun sequence includes:
- the LOC125521359 gene encoding G-type lectin S-receptor-like serine/threonine-protein kinase LECRK1, translated as MAALPRFRFGLLRLATLVAVLVQQARLLPVAMAQTNNLTAGDALTPPRYITSPSGGFAFGFRALDSDPTKFLLATWFRFADDANSSQPQPQSVLWFLKKTAMGTAVVATATSVLNITGDGRLKVTDRGDQELWSALTPSMQRGSVLALSDSGNVQFLGDGDIVLWESFRNPTDTLLPGQPLSSSYSPGGLLVSKRTDAEFATGRFSLAVQPDGNVVLYIDLFTADYRTTNAYWATRTYGPNGNTTVTFDNQGFLNYTLRDGSVHGLILPKGSNGGNYLQLARMDPDGIVRTPTPALDTVAGARLGQCREHSPVTEAATG; from the exons ATGGCAGCGCTGCCCCGCTTTCGCTTTGGTCTCCTCCGCCTCGCCACCTTGGTTGCCGTGCTGGTGCAACAAGCCCGTCTGCTGCCAGTGGCCATGGCGCAAACCAATAACCTGACCGCGGGAGACGCCTTAACGCCGCCCCGGTATATCACCAGCCCGTCCGGCGGCTTCGCCTTTGGCTTCCGCGCCCTCGACTCCGACCCGACCAAGTTCCTCCTCGCCACATGGTTCCGCTTTGCGGACGACGCCAACTCCTCCCAGCCGCAGCCGCAGTCCGTTTTGTGGTTCCTGAAAAAGACGGCCATGGGCACCGCAGTCGTCGCCACCGCGACGTCCGTCCTCAACATCACGGGCGACGGCCGCCTCAAGGTCACAGACCGCGGCGACCAAGAGCTGTGGAGCGCCCTGACTCCCAGCATGCAGCGCGGGTCCGTCCTCGCGCTGAGCGACTCCGGCAACGTCCAGTTCCTCGGCGACGGCGACATCGTGCTCTGGGAGAGCTTCCGGAACCCGACGGACACGCTGCTCCCAGGGCAGCCCTTGTCCTCGAGTTACTCGCCCGGGGGACTCCTGGTCTCCAAGCGCACGGACGCGGAGTTCGCAACGGGACGGTTCAGCCTGGCAGTCCAGCCTGACGGCAACGTTGTCCTCTACATCGACCTCTTCACCGCTGACTACAGAACGACCAACGCCTACTGGGCTACGCGCACCTACGGCCCCAATGGCAACACGACCGTCACCTTCGACAACCAGGGCTTCCTCAACTACACGCTTCGAGATGGCAGCGTTCACGGTTTGATTTTGCCGAAAGGTTCCAACGGCGGCAACTACTTGCAGTTGGCGAGGATGGACCCTGACGGCATCGTCCGCACCCCTACAC CCGCCCTAGATACGGTAGCGGGGGCACGCCTTGGACAGTGTCGGGAGCACTCCCCGGTGACGGAGGCTGCAACAGGGTAA